One Alicyclobacillus acidoterrestris DNA window includes the following coding sequences:
- a CDS encoding PadR family transcriptional regulator, translated as MDKELLKGSTPLVVLSLLQNKPMYGYELMKEIEVVSGGELAFKEGTLYPILHHFEMLGYVTASWSSGAGSRKRKYYAITDEGRAHLVTKKREWRAFRSAVEKFVGEEFA; from the coding sequence ATGGACAAAGAGCTACTCAAGGGGAGCACCCCACTCGTGGTCTTATCTCTGCTGCAGAACAAGCCTATGTATGGCTATGAACTCATGAAGGAAATTGAGGTGGTTAGTGGTGGGGAGCTCGCGTTCAAAGAAGGTACACTGTACCCTATTTTGCACCATTTTGAGATGCTCGGCTATGTGACCGCATCCTGGTCGAGTGGGGCGGGTTCGCGCAAGCGGAAGTATTATGCCATCACGGACGAAGGAAGGGCGCATTTGGTCACCAAGAAGCGGGAGTGGCGGGCGTTTCGCAGTGCCGTCGAGAAATTTGTCGGGGAGGAGTTCGCGTGA
- a CDS encoding permease prefix domain 1-containing protein, producing MGKVPHLELETYIRDVCQKVRNREAHRLIREDITYHFIEAYEEELAGGLSEQEAVTRALARLGPPDELGIAFQQIHRRRVDWLSLCWLGFLCIFGAIVTLYTLRDMPTGPQSELTLWRSVFVDVIGVALGMLFFFVSPRYLRKSMPAVLAVVFVPMLATVAFGWSDVRVNGPKALWGFDVFGVAPYALAPSLAILLADRRWHVGWRAWVIALVIGGTQLLFGLGRANLSLLILDCAWLIVLLRQGRLLWRVAVIGAVSAAFVGYRMMVVGDLYRFLLERLVVPFHAADHRMDIGYQNYQTQWLVRHAGWFGHGVGVHPYILLSDHGAFAFAELMNLFGWSAGLALGLGTLWFISRLFTRGRRLRHPVARQVFIALMVLLVIQLGYPMLMGLGIFPIFSIQMPLVSGSPLATIPALCAFGLLFNLLKRTEFHSAVRPCTETYDVE from the coding sequence ATGGGGAAAGTGCCACATTTGGAACTCGAGACATATATTCGCGACGTCTGCCAAAAGGTGAGGAATCGCGAGGCCCACCGTTTGATTCGCGAGGACATTACATACCATTTTATAGAAGCCTATGAGGAGGAGCTGGCTGGTGGTTTGTCGGAACAGGAAGCGGTGACGCGTGCCCTGGCTCGATTGGGGCCGCCGGACGAACTCGGGATCGCCTTTCAGCAAATTCACCGCCGACGCGTGGATTGGCTCTCTCTTTGCTGGTTGGGCTTCCTCTGCATCTTCGGTGCTATCGTTACCCTGTATACGCTTCGGGACATGCCAACTGGCCCCCAGAGTGAACTGACATTATGGCGCAGTGTCTTCGTAGACGTGATTGGCGTCGCTCTAGGGATGTTGTTCTTTTTCGTATCGCCTAGGTATCTGAGAAAGTCGATGCCCGCAGTTCTCGCTGTCGTGTTTGTGCCCATGCTGGCGACCGTTGCATTTGGTTGGAGTGACGTTCGCGTGAACGGTCCCAAGGCGTTGTGGGGGTTTGATGTATTTGGGGTCGCGCCCTATGCGTTGGCACCGAGTCTCGCTATTCTACTCGCCGATAGGCGGTGGCACGTCGGGTGGCGTGCATGGGTAATCGCCCTGGTGATAGGGGGAACACAACTGCTGTTCGGATTGGGCCGCGCGAATCTATCGCTCCTGATTCTCGACTGCGCGTGGCTTATCGTGTTATTGCGACAAGGTCGGTTGCTCTGGCGTGTCGCGGTCATAGGCGCAGTATCTGCAGCATTTGTCGGCTATCGGATGATGGTCGTTGGTGACCTGTACCGTTTTCTGTTAGAGCGCCTCGTCGTGCCCTTTCATGCTGCGGATCACCGCATGGACATTGGATACCAGAACTACCAGACGCAGTGGCTCGTGCGCCACGCCGGATGGTTCGGACACGGAGTGGGCGTTCACCCATATATTTTATTGAGCGATCACGGCGCTTTCGCCTTTGCCGAGCTTATGAACTTGTTTGGCTGGAGCGCAGGACTGGCCTTGGGTCTCGGAACACTGTGGTTTATCAGTCGTCTCTTTACGCGAGGCAGAAGGTTGCGCCATCCGGTGGCACGTCAGGTGTTTATCGCGCTGATGGTGTTGCTGGTCATTCAACTGGGGTACCCGATGCTGATGGGCCTTGGTATCTTCCCGATTTTTAGTATTCAAATGCCGTTGGTCAGTGGGAGCCCTCTCGCGACAATTCCGGCACTCTGTGCATTCGGGTTGCTGTTCAACTTGCTGAAACGCACCGAGTTTCACAGTGCTGTGCGCCCATGTACAGAGACATACGACGTTGAGTGA
- a CDS encoding DUF3311 domain-containing protein yields the protein MNQVGEKRRSRWWYLLLLLPLVGTLIPPIYSSETPELWGIPFFYWYQMLWVIISSVITLIVYAITKNE from the coding sequence GTGAATCAGGTCGGTGAGAAGAGGAGAAGCCGCTGGTGGTATCTGCTTTTGTTGCTGCCACTCGTTGGGACGCTGATTCCTCCAATTTATTCGTCAGAGACGCCTGAACTCTGGGGGATTCCCTTTTTCTATTGGTACCAAATGTTGTGGGTCATCATTAGTTCGGTGATTACCCTGATTGTGTATGCCATCACGAAGAACGAATAG
- the mctP gene encoding monocarboxylate uptake permease MctP codes for MQWTALSVFIAFFVLVTVVGFLAARWRRGSLDSIEEWGLAGRRFGTLVTWFLVGGDFYTAYTFIAVPALMYGAGALAFYAVPYTIVVYPIFFLILPRLWSVCKKHGYVTAADYVAGRFGDRWLALAVAVTGIVAVMPYIALQLAGMQAVISAMGLQGEWPLIVAFVVLALYTLTSGLRAPALIAIVKDLMIYITVIVAVVVIPIKLGGFHRMFAVAQTALATHNPPGALILPNQSATLYATLALGSALAAYVYPHTLTGIFSADSRRTIKKNMALLPAYTFGLGLITLLGLMALAVGIHTSNTNQAVPLLFLKEFPGWFAGFAFAAIAIGALVPAAIMSIAASNLFTRNIYRAFFHKQSSEKHEANVAKVVSLLVKVGALVFILGFPQQYAISLQQVGGILILQTVPALVFTLYTGWFHRRALLIGWLVGILYGIYMWGSTGYKSTTYAIHWFGASVSAYAGIWALILNIVVTVVLTLVFRAAKVYNGVDQTIASDYGPNA; via the coding sequence ATGCAGTGGACTGCGCTTTCCGTCTTTATTGCGTTTTTTGTCTTGGTCACCGTCGTTGGGTTTCTTGCCGCCCGTTGGCGCAGGGGCAGCCTCGATTCCATCGAGGAGTGGGGACTCGCGGGACGGCGGTTTGGGACGCTTGTCACCTGGTTTTTGGTGGGCGGGGACTTTTATACCGCCTATACGTTTATTGCGGTGCCGGCGTTGATGTACGGAGCGGGCGCACTGGCTTTTTACGCGGTTCCATATACAATTGTGGTCTATCCTATCTTTTTTCTTATCCTTCCAAGACTGTGGTCTGTTTGTAAGAAACACGGCTACGTCACAGCCGCCGATTACGTGGCGGGCCGCTTTGGCGATAGGTGGCTGGCCTTGGCCGTTGCCGTCACAGGCATTGTTGCGGTCATGCCCTACATCGCGTTGCAGTTGGCCGGCATGCAAGCCGTGATCAGCGCCATGGGCCTGCAAGGCGAATGGCCGCTCATCGTCGCGTTTGTCGTGTTGGCTTTGTATACGTTGACCAGTGGGCTGCGTGCGCCCGCGCTCATCGCGATTGTGAAGGATTTGATGATTTACATTACGGTCATTGTGGCAGTGGTGGTCATTCCTATTAAGCTGGGCGGTTTCCATCGCATGTTTGCAGTGGCGCAAACTGCACTGGCGACGCACAATCCGCCAGGTGCGTTAATTCTCCCGAATCAGAGTGCTACGCTGTACGCGACGTTGGCATTGGGATCCGCTCTCGCAGCGTATGTATACCCACATACGCTAACGGGTATTTTCAGCGCGGACAGCCGGAGAACCATCAAGAAGAACATGGCGCTGCTGCCGGCGTATACATTTGGCCTCGGCCTCATCACACTGCTCGGGTTGATGGCGCTTGCTGTAGGCATTCACACGAGCAACACCAACCAGGCCGTTCCGCTTCTGTTCCTCAAGGAGTTTCCAGGGTGGTTTGCGGGCTTTGCGTTCGCCGCGATCGCCATTGGAGCACTGGTCCCTGCCGCCATCATGTCGATCGCCGCATCGAACCTGTTTACGCGCAATATCTACCGGGCCTTTTTTCACAAACAGTCCTCGGAAAAACACGAGGCGAATGTGGCCAAGGTGGTATCCTTGCTGGTCAAGGTTGGCGCGTTGGTGTTTATTCTCGGATTCCCGCAGCAGTATGCCATCTCTTTGCAGCAAGTGGGGGGCATTCTCATCCTTCAAACGGTGCCCGCGCTCGTGTTCACGCTGTATACGGGATGGTTTCATCGCCGAGCGCTGCTTATTGGCTGGCTGGTTGGAATCTTGTACGGCATTTATATGTGGGGATCGACCGGTTATAAATCGACGACCTACGCCATTCATTGGTTTGGGGCCTCTGTGTCCGCATACGCCGGAATTTGGGCATTGATTTTAAACATCGTCGTCACGGTCGTATTGACGTTGGTATTCCGGGCGGCAAAGGTTTATAACGGGGTAGATCAGACTATCGCATCGGATTATGGTCCAAACGCGTGA
- a CDS encoding RNA polymerase sigma factor, translated as MHNPLTAQESIRSFYELYSDDIYRYAKLTLGDSNDAYDVVQEVFLRAFRSWDSYRETSSPRTWLMSIARNFIFDVFRKKRTQRKIVAPSEIPEVAIPESSAGIAVVAGCVGYRVHNENAKLSPSPVTTATSNTVRQPSKKPDSPSTKITREQWDPTVRFTNGEGNVKKLAKFHVTVPEVPKGYSMKMKLLQTTGYIPQQVWFTLSNGNEEEDITLQEFPRPSISPWATDPLGPSRDVKTIDINGTSVTMLLSVHNTYSEYRFVSNGMCYQVEGPVSPAKQVMISLIQTPKYLN; from the coding sequence GTGCACAATCCACTGACCGCGCAAGAGTCCATTCGATCATTCTATGAACTGTATTCAGACGATATCTATCGATACGCAAAGCTCACGCTCGGAGATTCAAATGACGCATACGACGTGGTTCAAGAAGTGTTCTTAAGAGCCTTCCGTTCCTGGGATAGTTATCGAGAAACTTCAAGTCCAAGAACGTGGTTAATGTCTATTGCAAGAAATTTTATATTTGATGTCTTTCGGAAGAAGCGGACACAGAGAAAAATTGTAGCTCCATCCGAAATACCAGAAGTTGCAATTCCTGAGTCGAGTGCGGGAATAGCCGTCGTTGCTGGATGTGTGGGTTATCGCGTACACAATGAAAACGCAAAACTGTCACCTAGTCCTGTAACCACTGCTACATCCAACACTGTTCGCCAGCCTTCTAAAAAACCTGATTCACCTTCGACCAAAATAACCAGGGAACAGTGGGATCCAACCGTAAGATTTACGAACGGGGAAGGGAATGTAAAAAAACTCGCGAAGTTTCATGTCACAGTTCCTGAAGTACCAAAAGGGTACAGTATGAAGATGAAATTGTTACAAACAACCGGGTATATCCCGCAACAAGTATGGTTCACGCTCTCAAATGGGAATGAAGAGGAAGACATTACGCTGCAAGAGTTCCCGCGCCCTAGTATCTCTCCGTGGGCGACAGATCCTCTGGGTCCCTCACGAGACGTAAAGACGATTGACATAAATGGAACTTCAGTCACCATGTTATTATCCGTTCACAACACTTACAGTGAATATCGGTTTGTAAGTAACGGCATGTGTTACCAGGTCGAAGGTCCGGTGTCACCTGCCAAACAGGTGATGATCTCGCTAATCCAAACGCCTAAATATCTCAATTAA
- a CDS encoding sensor histidine kinase, which translates to MRLFNQINLAFGTLLVVVLTIMGITFHYVLRDNLVSAQAKNMGQLGITLTQTPTLTVANSALPASTTVVAVPSTTVASVVNGGATNSNTTTRTTPNARDGQATPIFSTAPNASLVTTRNITNGTITLKMPLHIIYSIEHSLLIPLVIVLCVGGAVAFLLSLIVTRKLVRPLTQLRNELRKVENQKFSQVQLIHAGGEIGEVAQTIFEMAKKLDAYHRAQREFTQNASHELKTPLMSISGYAEGIRDEVFQGDKVKKGLDVIIQESNRLGKIVAEMTLLAKLDSEDGIFQWSSVNVKDIVSETIERIYPLLTKRGLSVRTTFTEDADQQLVIHADRDKLLQALINVVGNSVKYAKRQIQIKVSLIRNDIEISITDDGDGIPETLLPHVFHRFVRGKDGETGLGLAISRAIVERCGGVITAQNLDTGGANVMMRFPVSA; encoded by the coding sequence TCACGTTTCACTATGTGCTCAGAGACAATCTGGTGTCTGCCCAAGCGAAAAATATGGGGCAACTAGGCATCACGTTGACTCAAACCCCGACGTTAACCGTAGCAAACAGTGCACTGCCCGCGAGTACCACCGTCGTGGCCGTGCCATCGACCACCGTTGCTTCCGTCGTAAACGGCGGCGCGACGAATTCCAACACAACAACACGGACAACGCCAAATGCCCGAGACGGCCAAGCCACTCCCATCTTTTCGACCGCACCAAATGCGTCATTAGTGACCACTCGCAACATTACAAATGGCACGATCACGCTGAAAATGCCACTCCACATCATCTACTCCATAGAGCACTCCCTGTTGATACCGCTCGTCATCGTTCTGTGCGTCGGTGGTGCTGTAGCTTTTTTGCTTAGCTTAATTGTGACAAGAAAACTGGTTCGGCCATTGACGCAACTGCGAAACGAATTGCGGAAGGTAGAAAACCAAAAGTTCTCGCAAGTGCAATTGATTCACGCAGGCGGAGAGATCGGCGAAGTGGCTCAAACCATATTTGAAATGGCGAAGAAATTAGACGCCTATCATCGGGCCCAACGTGAATTTACGCAAAATGCCTCGCATGAGCTAAAAACACCACTCATGTCCATCTCCGGCTATGCGGAAGGCATTCGAGACGAAGTCTTCCAAGGTGACAAAGTGAAAAAGGGATTGGATGTCATCATTCAGGAAAGCAATCGATTGGGGAAAATCGTTGCCGAGATGACGCTCCTGGCTAAGCTGGACAGCGAAGATGGAATTTTTCAATGGTCGTCAGTGAATGTAAAGGATATCGTCTCCGAGACAATTGAACGAATCTATCCATTGCTGACAAAACGAGGCCTGTCTGTGCGTACCACGTTCACCGAGGATGCAGACCAGCAATTGGTGATTCATGCGGACAGGGACAAATTGTTACAGGCGCTCATCAATGTCGTAGGGAATTCCGTCAAATATGCCAAAAGGCAAATCCAGATCAAGGTCAGCTTAATCCGCAACGATATTGAAATCTCCATCACGGATGATGGAGACGGCATTCCAGAGACATTGCTACCACATGTGTTTCATCGTTTCGTCAGAGGGAAAGATGGCGAAACCGGCCTGGGACTGGCGATCTCGAGAGCCATTGTCGAACGTTGCGGTGGCGTCATCACTGCTCAAAACCTCGATACAGGCGGAGCAAACGTGATGATGCGCTTCCCTGTGTCTGCTTGA